A window of the Streptomyces griseochromogenes genome harbors these coding sequences:
- a CDS encoding PP2C family protein-serine/threonine phosphatase yields MEGLGLVGAHEGEARRPGPLRVGGHNVGWALPLLLLVGIAVLDFATSERFRVVSWAVLVPGTAAALCGVWTTAAYAVLSVVTYVAVDSAWPRQYQAGLPDFILVALGGVLATLACEVRLRGERRMLHMQDIAETTRRTVLRPLPRVWAGLEHAAVYLAADTEARVGGDFYDIQPGPHGTRVLVGDVQGKGLGAVETAAALLGTFREAGYHEADLGTVAERLETRMMRHRRHTTVLGRDGGERFATAVLLSFPEDPQGAVEVVNFGHEPPLAVGPHGVRSLPGGGGLPLGLTDLGGGLPPVRRVPVAAEETLLLVTDGVTEARDRPGEFYPLAREVARAVAADPHRAQPRHLVGEVRDGVLRHSGGHLDDDTTVFAIRRVGGEEPERGRLRS; encoded by the coding sequence ATGGAGGGCTTGGGCCTGGTCGGCGCGCACGAGGGCGAGGCCCGGCGGCCGGGGCCGCTGCGGGTCGGCGGACACAATGTCGGCTGGGCGCTGCCGTTGCTGCTGCTCGTGGGGATCGCGGTGCTCGACTTCGCCACCAGCGAGCGGTTCCGGGTCGTCTCCTGGGCCGTCCTCGTGCCCGGCACGGCCGCCGCGCTCTGCGGGGTGTGGACGACCGCCGCGTACGCCGTGCTGTCGGTGGTCACCTACGTCGCCGTGGACAGCGCCTGGCCCCGGCAGTACCAGGCCGGGCTGCCCGACTTCATCCTCGTCGCCCTCGGCGGCGTCCTCGCCACCCTGGCCTGCGAGGTACGGCTGCGCGGCGAACGGCGGATGCTGCACATGCAGGACATCGCCGAGACCACGCGGCGCACCGTGCTGCGCCCGCTGCCCCGGGTCTGGGCGGGCCTGGAGCACGCGGCCGTCTACCTCGCCGCCGACACCGAGGCCCGGGTCGGCGGCGACTTCTACGACATCCAGCCCGGCCCGCACGGCACCCGTGTCCTCGTCGGGGACGTGCAGGGCAAGGGCCTGGGCGCGGTGGAGACGGCCGCCGCGCTGCTCGGCACCTTCCGGGAGGCCGGCTACCACGAGGCGGATCTGGGGACCGTCGCCGAGCGTCTGGAGACACGGATGATGCGGCACCGGCGCCACACCACGGTGCTCGGCCGTGACGGCGGGGAACGCTTCGCCACCGCCGTTCTCCTCTCTTTCCCCGAAGACCCGCAGGGCGCCGTGGAGGTCGTCAACTTCGGCCACGAACCCCCGCTCGCCGTCGGCCCGCACGGCGTACGGTCCCTGCCCGGCGGCGGCGGCCTCCCGCTCGGCCTCACCGACCTAGGGGGCGGCCTTCCGCCGGTGCGCCGGGTGCCGGTGGCCGCCGAGGAGACCCTGCTGCTCGTCACCGACGGGGTGACAGAAGCCCGGGACCGGCCCGGGGAGTTCTATCCGCTGGCCCGGGAAGTGGCCCGCGCGGTCGCCGCCGACCCGCATCGCGCGCAGCCCCGGCACCTGGTCGGCGAGGTCCGCGACGGCGTCCTGAGGCACAGCGGCGGCCACCTGGACGACGACACCACGGTCTTCGCCATCCGCCGGGTGGGGGGCGAAGAGCCCGAACGGGGACGTTTGCGGTCCTGA
- a CDS encoding TetR/AcrR family transcriptional regulator, translating into MGATRTPRNKWIEEGLRALVAGGPEAVRIEVLAQALGVSKGGFYGYFRNREALLTEMLDTWEYEVTESVIEQAESGGGDARARLERLFDIVAAADGPVRGATADMAIRDWARRDATVAERLRRIDNRRMDYLRSLFSAFCPDEDEVEIRCLIAVSVRIGNHLYAADDGTRPRAEVMELIRRRLLA; encoded by the coding sequence ATGGGCGCGACCCGCACGCCACGGAACAAGTGGATCGAGGAAGGCTTGCGGGCACTCGTCGCGGGCGGCCCCGAAGCGGTCCGGATCGAGGTGCTGGCGCAGGCGCTGGGCGTCAGCAAGGGCGGCTTCTACGGGTACTTCCGCAACCGGGAGGCGCTGCTCACCGAAATGCTCGACACCTGGGAGTACGAGGTCACCGAGAGCGTGATCGAGCAGGCCGAGAGCGGCGGGGGAGACGCCAGGGCCAGACTGGAGCGGCTGTTCGACATCGTCGCCGCCGCCGACGGGCCGGTGCGGGGCGCCACCGCCGACATGGCGATCCGCGACTGGGCCCGCCGCGACGCGACCGTCGCCGAGCGCCTGCGCCGCATCGACAACCGCCGCATGGACTACCTGCGTTCTCTGTTCTCCGCCTTCTGCCCCGACGAGGACGAGGTCGAGATCCGCTGCCTGATCGCCGTCTCGGTGCGCATCGGCAACCACCTCTACGCCGCCGACGACGGCACGCGGCCCCGCGCGGAAGTGATGGAGCTGATCAGGCGACGGTTGCTGGCCTAG
- a CDS encoding DUF2867 domain-containing protein, which translates to MRLPRTAHTDRPWRIHEIADDFTVEDVWALPTPGGPDDLALLVRQIADGISGGVRGEGLVSRVLFAVRWKLGALLGWDESGTGVGARVPSLRDRLPEDLRRGPRGPDLGSSPFTSLYQRSDEWAAEMGNKTVHAVMHIGWVPDGSGGYRGRMAVLVKPNGLLGTLYMAAIKPFRYLGVYPALMRSIGREWRANAAGRSAPRL; encoded by the coding sequence ATGCGACTTCCCCGGACCGCCCACACCGACCGCCCCTGGCGGATCCACGAGATCGCCGACGACTTCACGGTGGAGGACGTGTGGGCACTGCCCACCCCTGGCGGACCCGACGATCTCGCCCTGCTGGTGCGCCAGATCGCCGACGGAATCAGTGGCGGGGTGAGAGGGGAAGGTCTCGTCTCCCGAGTGCTCTTCGCCGTCCGCTGGAAGCTAGGGGCGCTGCTCGGCTGGGACGAGTCCGGTACCGGCGTCGGCGCCCGGGTGCCTTCCCTGCGCGACCGGTTGCCGGAGGACCTTCGCCGGGGTCCCCGGGGTCCCGACCTCGGCTCGTCCCCGTTCACCTCGCTCTACCAGAGGAGCGACGAGTGGGCCGCCGAGATGGGCAACAAGACCGTGCACGCGGTGATGCACATCGGCTGGGTCCCGGACGGATCCGGCGGCTACCGTGGCCGGATGGCCGTGCTGGTGAAGCCGAACGGGCTGCTCGGAACCCTCTACATGGCCGCCATCAAGCCCTTCCGCTACCTCGGGGTGTATCCGGCGCTCATGCGCTCCATCGGCCGCGAATGGCGGGCGAACGCCGCCGGCCGGAGCGCGCCCCGGCTCTGA
- a CDS encoding helix-turn-helix domain-containing protein: protein MRERDDPEVIGRRVQQLRNERGLTQRQLAEPAYTPAYISTLEAGRVRASDEALRHIAGRLGVAYEELAVGRPAHLATDLRLRLTGAQRTLADGRAEEAAARYAGLLAEAETHALDAEQATALLGLGECAMETGELGKAREYFERAEARLAGESLPARVPAVRGRAVAHYLAGELRYAVYLLESTLDELNRGGLHDPDALLLLYASVIGPYMDMGAHARAAQAAEFALALAPQAEDPALIARMHRSVARTLLAEGRVAEADASLAKAAELYRRLRLRTELANCHWMRGYVCAQDGELERAEAELRQAHAMLSETRAALYRSQAAVELADVLHRRGKSAEAADLLNGVLGDLSSERGAVHAAAAHRLLGIIAEDARDTEAAEEHYVRALSLLERAGAAGDLADLCRLLGDLLRRTGRVEAALDAYRTGLGHRTAPGTTTLGPAPAQPPL, encoded by the coding sequence ATGCGGGAACGGGACGATCCCGAGGTCATCGGGCGGCGCGTGCAGCAGCTGCGCAACGAACGCGGGTTGACGCAGCGGCAGTTGGCCGAGCCCGCCTACACGCCCGCCTACATCTCCACCCTGGAGGCGGGGCGGGTCCGCGCCTCCGACGAGGCGCTCCGGCACATCGCCGGGCGGCTCGGGGTCGCCTACGAGGAACTGGCCGTGGGCCGGCCGGCGCACCTCGCCACCGACCTCCGGCTGCGTCTCACCGGTGCCCAGCGCACCCTCGCCGACGGCAGGGCCGAGGAGGCGGCCGCGCGGTACGCCGGTCTGCTCGCGGAGGCCGAGACGCACGCGCTCGACGCCGAACAGGCCACCGCCCTGCTCGGGCTCGGCGAATGTGCCATGGAGACCGGTGAGTTGGGGAAGGCGCGGGAATACTTCGAGCGGGCCGAGGCCCGGCTGGCCGGGGAGTCCCTGCCGGCCCGGGTGCCCGCCGTCCGCGGCCGGGCCGTCGCGCACTACCTCGCCGGGGAACTCCGCTATGCCGTCTACCTCCTGGAATCCACCCTCGACGAACTCAACCGGGGCGGACTGCACGACCCCGACGCGCTGCTCCTCCTGTACGCCAGCGTCATCGGCCCCTACATGGACATGGGCGCCCACGCCCGCGCCGCCCAGGCCGCCGAGTTCGCCCTCGCGCTCGCCCCGCAGGCCGAGGACCCGGCGCTGATCGCCCGGATGCACCGCTCCGTCGCCCGCACCCTGCTCGCCGAGGGCCGGGTCGCCGAGGCCGACGCCTCCCTCGCCAAGGCGGCCGAGCTGTACCGCCGGCTGCGACTGCGCACCGAACTCGCCAACTGCCACTGGATGCGTGGTTACGTCTGCGCGCAGGACGGTGAACTGGAGCGTGCGGAAGCCGAGTTGCGGCAGGCCCACGCCATGCTCTCGGAGACCCGGGCCGCGCTCTATCGCAGCCAGGCCGCCGTGGAACTCGCCGACGTCCTGCACCGGCGCGGCAAGTCGGCCGAGGCCGCCGACCTCCTCAACGGCGTCCTCGGCGACCTCTCCTCCGAACGCGGCGCCGTCCACGCGGCCGCCGCGCACCGGCTGCTCGGCATCATCGCCGAGGACGCCCGGGACACCGAGGCCGCCGAGGAGCACTACGTCCGCGCCCTCAGTCTCCTGGAGCGGGCCGGTGCGGCCGGCGACCTCGCCGACCTGTGCCGCCTCCTCGGCGACCTGCTGCGCCGCACCGGCCGGGTGGAGGCCGCCCTGGACGCCTACCGCACGGGCCTGGGCCACCGCACGGCCCCGGGCACCACGACCCTCGGACCGGCGCCGGCCCAGCCGCCGCTGTGA
- a CDS encoding transglycosylase domain-containing protein → MKRLLVHLRRRRGRWVRRVLVALLALFLALVGTVWVAYELTTIPAPHPETVSQSTVFLDAGGEYLGRRGPVDRQDVDLSQVPRHVQDAVIAAENRSFRTDSGVSPSAIVRAAVATVSGGERQGGSTITQQYVKNALLSPEQSLTRKAREALISLKLDRTRSKDQILEGYLNTVYFGRGAAGIESAARNYFGVDAKDLTVSQGAALAAIINRPTYYERAGSDAKVTATLQKRWRWVLDAMRSSGGITLAQRSSAAFPAFRFYPPGASDGQRQYLIDAAAAEAARRLGISQDQLARGGYTVRTTFDLSTQYAVSEQVRERGRALGLPKDTRLHAAVIAMVPGDGAVRVLYGGEDYAHQPFNDALSGAVEAGTALRPFAKRWLGAPLTRLPDTAAPTPMAVASAYATAAADGTYATPYTVARITRGGRTVYTAHPDRHSAMAPGMAAVMAKQASAGPQPTYTGGAGTGPGTRTLWQSVYTPRLALTTAVFGEHPAAKGRPARPAHLPASVVNLATGVRSEVFAPPAPALSAG, encoded by the coding sequence GTGAAGCGTCTTCTCGTGCATCTGCGCCGCCGCCGGGGCCGCTGGGTCCGGCGGGTCCTCGTGGCCCTGCTCGCGCTGTTCCTCGCGCTCGTCGGCACGGTCTGGGTGGCGTACGAGCTCACGACGATTCCCGCCCCGCATCCGGAGACGGTCAGCCAGAGCACGGTCTTCCTGGACGCGGGGGGCGAGTACCTGGGCCGGCGCGGGCCGGTGGACCGGCAGGACGTGGACCTCTCCCAGGTGCCCCGGCACGTCCAGGACGCGGTGATCGCCGCCGAGAACCGTTCCTTCCGCACGGACTCGGGCGTCTCGCCCAGCGCGATCGTCCGAGCGGCCGTGGCCACGGTGTCCGGCGGGGAGCGCCAGGGCGGTTCGACGATCACCCAGCAGTACGTGAAGAACGCCCTGCTGAGCCCCGAGCAGTCGCTGACCCGCAAGGCCCGCGAGGCGCTGATCTCCCTCAAGCTGGACCGCACCCGCTCCAAGGACCAGATCCTCGAGGGCTACCTCAACACCGTGTACTTCGGCAGGGGCGCGGCGGGCATCGAGTCGGCGGCCCGGAACTACTTCGGCGTGGACGCCAAGGACCTCACGGTGTCGCAGGGCGCGGCGCTCGCGGCCATCATCAACCGGCCGACGTACTACGAACGGGCCGGCTCGGACGCGAAGGTCACCGCGACGCTGCAGAAGCGCTGGCGCTGGGTCCTGGACGCGATGCGCTCCTCGGGCGGCATCACGCTCGCGCAGCGCTCCTCGGCCGCCTTCCCGGCCTTCCGCTTCTACCCGCCCGGCGCCTCGGACGGCCAGCGCCAGTACCTGATCGACGCGGCCGCCGCGGAGGCCGCACGGCGCCTCGGCATCTCACAGGACCAGCTGGCGCGCGGCGGCTACACGGTCCGTACGACCTTCGATCTGAGCACGCAGTACGCGGTCTCGGAGCAGGTGCGTGAGCGCGGGCGCGCGCTGGGCCTGCCGAAGGACACCCGGCTGCACGCGGCCGTGATCGCCATGGTCCCCGGCGACGGCGCGGTCCGCGTCCTGTACGGCGGTGAGGACTACGCCCACCAGCCCTTCAACGACGCGCTGTCCGGCGCGGTGGAGGCGGGTACGGCGCTGCGGCCGTTCGCCAAGAGATGGCTCGGCGCGCCGCTGACCCGGTTGCCGGACACCGCGGCGCCGACGCCGATGGCCGTGGCCTCGGCGTACGCGACGGCGGCGGCGGACGGCACGTACGCGACGCCGTACACGGTGGCCCGGATCACCCGGGGCGGCCGTACCGTCTACACGGCCCACCCGGACAGACACTCGGCCATGGCGCCGGGCATGGCCGCGGTCATGGCGAAGCAGGCCTCCGCGGGGCCGCAGCCGACGTACACCGGCGGCGCGGGCACGGGTCCCGGTACCCGGACGTTGTGGCAGTCGGTGTACACCCCACGGCTCGCCCTGACCACCGCCGTGTTCGGCGAGCATCCGGCGGCCAAGGGCCGTCCGGCCAGGCCGGCCCACCTTCCGGCCTCGGTCGTGAATCTGGCGACGGGGGTCCGCTCGGAGGTCTTCGCGCCCCCTGCGCCGGCCCTGTCGGCGGGGTGA
- a CDS encoding sigma factor-like helix-turn-helix DNA-binding protein — MNRGHRTRHRAHRPGRRPEFAGYAAAAWPRLLRTAHLLTGDPAEADALARTALSDAYAHWRRIPGDDTDFYVRRLLVRRHLGHRARRTGPAPRAALARALAALPARQRVVLVLRLGEDLGRLEIAEMLGWSVGAVKSYERRGLKALGAG; from the coding sequence GTGAACCGAGGCCACCGAACCCGCCATCGCGCCCACCGCCCCGGCCGCCGCCCCGAGTTCGCCGGTTACGCCGCCGCGGCCTGGCCGCGTCTGCTGCGCACGGCCCACCTGCTGACCGGCGACCCGGCCGAGGCCGACGCCCTGGCGCGCACCGCCCTGTCCGACGCGTACGCCCACTGGCGGCGCATCCCGGGCGACGACACCGACTTCTACGTACGACGCCTGCTGGTGCGCCGCCATCTCGGCCACCGGGCGCGCCGCACGGGGCCCGCCCCACGGGCCGCGCTCGCCCGCGCCCTCGCCGCGCTGCCCGCCCGCCAGCGAGTGGTGCTGGTCCTGCGCCTGGGCGAGGACCTGGGCCGGCTGGAGATCGCCGAGATGCTCGGCTGGTCGGTCGGCGCGGTGAAGTCGTACGAACGACGGGGGCTGAAGGCCCTGGGGGCAGGATGA
- a CDS encoding SigE family RNA polymerase sigma factor, whose product MTEDEFDAFYAAAFPRLTGQLYAFTGDHGEAQDVVQEAFVRAWDRRRDFLADGAPEAWVRTVAMRLAISRWRRARRWLELVRRTPPPESVPGPDPEHAALVSALRTLPEAQRMAVVLHHLCDLSVEQVASETGAPVGTVKARLSRGRAALARVLAPGEGEREGDRVR is encoded by the coding sequence ATGACCGAGGACGAGTTCGACGCGTTCTACGCCGCCGCGTTCCCCCGGCTGACCGGCCAGCTCTACGCCTTCACCGGGGATCACGGCGAGGCGCAGGACGTTGTGCAGGAGGCGTTCGTACGGGCCTGGGACCGGCGGCGCGACTTCCTCGCGGACGGCGCGCCCGAGGCGTGGGTCAGGACCGTCGCGATGCGGCTCGCCATCAGCCGGTGGCGCCGCGCCCGGCGGTGGCTGGAGCTCGTCCGGCGCACCCCGCCGCCGGAGTCGGTGCCCGGGCCCGACCCCGAGCACGCCGCGCTCGTCTCCGCGCTGCGCACCCTGCCCGAGGCCCAGCGGATGGCCGTCGTCCTGCACCATCTGTGCGACCTGAGCGTGGAGCAAGTAGCCTCGGAAACCGGGGCCCCGGTGGGGACGGTCAAGGCCCGGCTGTCCCGTGGCCGCGCGGCACTGGCGCGGGTGCTGGCCCCGGGCGAGGGGGAGAGGGAGGGCGACCGTGTCCGATGA
- a CDS encoding L,D-transpeptidase codes for MSDDRRYDADLPGTGLEGTGHAGELSGALRTLAQDHQAAPPVPGTEIRRLAVRRGRRRRTTAAVAGIAAAAAVAVTLSAGLRHDSGSPRRTVPATSPSLRPSPATSPSPSPRPSPATSTPVPADAVVDLTGMTMAVDGRVMPVSSGVAKLPTPTGRFTVIAKYLKGEPKTDDGVGGSVSGPSAPWTIELLSADRKRTTFIDALTYDTKAPGHYATTGGWISLHEADAKWLFTRLDKGSVVLVTGRAPQLRAFPSESP; via the coding sequence GTGTCCGATGACCGCCGCTACGACGCCGACCTCCCCGGCACCGGCCTCGAAGGCACCGGGCACGCGGGTGAACTCTCCGGTGCGCTGCGCACGCTGGCCCAGGACCACCAGGCCGCCCCGCCCGTCCCCGGCACCGAGATCCGCCGCCTGGCCGTACGGCGCGGCCGTCGCCGGCGTACGACCGCGGCGGTCGCCGGGATCGCCGCCGCGGCGGCCGTCGCCGTCACGCTTTCCGCGGGCCTGCGCCACGACTCCGGCTCCCCCCGCCGCACCGTCCCGGCCACCAGCCCCAGCCTGCGCCCCAGCCCGGCCACCAGCCCCAGCCCCAGCCCGCGCCCCAGCCCGGCCACCAGCACGCCCGTGCCCGCCGACGCCGTCGTCGACCTCACCGGTATGACGATGGCCGTCGACGGGCGGGTCATGCCCGTCTCCTCCGGCGTCGCCAAACTGCCCACGCCCACCGGCCGGTTCACCGTCATCGCCAAGTACCTCAAAGGGGAGCCGAAGACCGACGACGGCGTCGGCGGCAGTGTGTCGGGGCCGAGCGCTCCCTGGACGATCGAACTGCTCTCCGCGGACAGGAAGCGGACCACCTTCATCGACGCCCTCACCTACGACACGAAGGCCCCCGGCCACTACGCCACCACCGGCGGCTGGATCAGCCTGCACGAGGCCGACGCGAAGTGGCTGTTCACGCGGCTGGACAAGGGCTCGGTGGTGCTGGTGACGGGCCGGGCGCCACAGCTGCGGGCCTTCCCGTCGGAGTCGCCCTAG
- the thrS gene encoding threonine--tRNA ligase, with amino-acid sequence MNTPMHDRLPDHRRLGRELGLFDTDPLMGAGLPYWLPDGAVVRHTLEEYIREAERAAGYRHVYSPALGKRELYEISGHWDHYSDDMYPPMDLGAEEVVLRPSLCPHHALIYRSRSHSYRELPLRIAELGTMYRSERSGVLGGLTRVRAIQLNDAHVFCTLDQAVGEARAALELIGRAYADLGIEAVRHRLSLPGEGGKYVADPELWQRATALLKEVLAESGVEYEEAPGEAAFYGPKIDVQIADPAGRESTLSTVQIDFHQPARFDLHYIGADGARHRPVMVHRSIIGSVERAVAHLIESHGGAFPAWLAPVQLVVLPVAEEQAERAEAVVREARALGLRAELAAPEQGTLGARIRAARLVPYQAVIGEREAGAGLAALRLRDGRRPGALPVPELLHRIAERVAARGAVLWS; translated from the coding sequence ATGAACACCCCGATGCACGACCGGCTGCCCGACCACCGCCGCCTCGGCCGCGAACTCGGCCTGTTCGACACCGACCCGCTGATGGGGGCGGGCCTGCCCTACTGGCTCCCCGACGGAGCCGTCGTACGCCACACCCTGGAGGAGTACATCCGGGAGGCGGAACGCGCCGCCGGATACCGGCACGTGTACTCCCCCGCGCTCGGCAAACGCGAGCTGTACGAGATCTCCGGGCACTGGGACCACTACAGCGACGACATGTACCCGCCGATGGACCTGGGCGCGGAGGAGGTCGTCCTGCGCCCCAGCCTGTGCCCCCACCACGCCCTGATCTACCGCTCCCGCTCCCACAGCTACCGCGAACTGCCGCTGCGCATCGCCGAGCTGGGCACCATGTACCGGTCCGAACGGTCCGGCGTGCTCGGCGGCCTGACCCGGGTGCGCGCCATCCAGCTCAACGACGCCCATGTCTTCTGCACCCTCGACCAGGCCGTCGGCGAGGCCCGCGCCGCCCTGGAGCTGATCGGGCGCGCCTACGCCGACCTCGGCATCGAGGCCGTACGCCACCGTCTCTCGCTGCCCGGCGAGGGCGGCAAGTACGTGGCCGACCCCGAGCTGTGGCAGCGGGCCACCGCGCTGCTGAAGGAGGTCCTCGCCGAGAGCGGGGTGGAGTACGAGGAGGCGCCGGGCGAGGCCGCCTTCTACGGCCCCAAGATCGATGTGCAGATCGCGGACCCGGCCGGCCGCGAGTCGACCCTGTCCACCGTGCAGATCGACTTCCACCAGCCCGCCCGCTTCGACCTGCACTACATCGGCGCCGACGGCGCACGGCACCGCCCGGTGATGGTGCACCGCAGCATCATCGGCAGCGTGGAGCGGGCCGTGGCCCACCTGATCGAGTCCCACGGCGGGGCCTTCCCGGCCTGGCTCGCGCCCGTGCAGCTGGTCGTGCTGCCGGTCGCCGAGGAGCAGGCGGAACGGGCGGAGGCGGTGGTCCGGGAGGCGCGGGCGCTGGGCCTGCGCGCCGAACTCGCCGCCCCGGAGCAGGGCACCCTCGGCGCCCGGATCCGCGCGGCCCGCCTGGTCCCGTACCAGGCGGTGATCGGCGAGCGCGAGGCCGGGGCCGGGCTCGCGGCCCTGCGCCTCAGGGACGGGCGCCGCCCCGGAGCGCTCCCCGTGCCCGAGCTGCTGCACCGGATCGCCGAACGGGTGGCGGCACGGGGCGCTGTTCTGTGGTCGTGA
- a CDS encoding nucleoside hydrolase — MTGQPIPVIIDCDTGVDDALALLFAVRHPGLDLRAVTCVAGNTDVDGVVHNTLTVLEQAGAPDIPVARGAARPLIEPARSARHVHGVDGMGDLGLPAPRRGRAAVDAVTLLYREILGSPTPVTLIPTAPLTNIALLLRTHPHVTRNIERIVFMGGAVATGNATPVAEFNVWHDPEAAAVLLTAGVPITMYGLDVFTRVVVPGADVRRLRESAEPGTRLAGELLAHRPSAPDPDGDDPAGGLGDAGAVCAVADPAGLTTRLLPVEVSLAPGPTRGQTVVDRRPRPGESEIHGGAREQALVDVALDVDVDRYVKLYLETVERG, encoded by the coding sequence GTGACCGGTCAGCCCATCCCCGTGATCATCGACTGCGACACCGGCGTCGACGACGCCCTGGCCCTGCTGTTCGCCGTGCGCCACCCGGGCCTGGACCTCAGGGCGGTGACCTGTGTGGCCGGGAACACCGACGTCGACGGGGTGGTTCACAACACCCTGACCGTGCTGGAACAGGCGGGCGCCCCCGACATCCCGGTGGCACGGGGCGCCGCCCGCCCGCTGATCGAGCCGGCCCGCTCGGCCCGGCATGTGCACGGCGTGGACGGCATGGGCGACCTCGGCCTGCCCGCGCCCAGACGCGGCCGTGCCGCCGTGGACGCCGTGACGCTCCTGTACCGCGAGATCCTGGGCTCCCCGACCCCGGTCACCTTGATCCCGACCGCACCGCTCACCAACATCGCGCTCCTGCTGCGCACCCATCCGCACGTGACGCGGAACATCGAGCGGATCGTGTTCATGGGCGGCGCGGTCGCCACCGGAAACGCCACGCCCGTGGCCGAGTTCAACGTCTGGCACGACCCGGAGGCGGCGGCCGTCCTGCTCACCGCCGGGGTGCCGATCACCATGTACGGGCTCGACGTGTTCACCCGGGTCGTCGTCCCGGGCGCGGACGTACGGCGGCTGCGCGAGAGCGCGGAGCCGGGCACCCGGCTGGCCGGTGAGCTGCTGGCCCACCGCCCGTCCGCGCCCGACCCCGACGGCGACGACCCGGCCGGCGGCCTCGGCGACGCGGGCGCGGTGTGCGCGGTCGCGGACCCGGCCGGACTCACCACCCGTCTGCTGCCCGTCGAGGTCTCCCTCGCCCCCGGCCCGACCAGGGGTCAGACCGTCGTCGACCGCCGGCCGCGCCCGGGCGAGTCCGAGATCCACGGGGGTGCCCGCGAACAGGCCCTGGTGGACGTGGCGTTGGACGTGGACGTGGACCGGTACGTGAAGCTGTACCTGGAGACGGTGGAGCGGGGCTAG